The genomic stretch AGTTCGAGTTCTTCGTCGCCGACACCCGGCATTTCGAGGCCGACCCGGACTACCTGACCCACCGCCTGCGCCCGCGCAAATGGCATTTCTGCTGCCGCGCCGGGCATCCGTTGGCGGCGCGGGAGCGGGTCAGCGCCGCCGAGCTGATGGGTTATCCGATGGCGGTGAGCATCCGCCCGCCGAACCTGCGCAAGGTGATCGTCGACCTCAGCGGCCGACCGGACTTCACGCCGAACGTGGAGTGCGAAAACAGCGCCAGCCTGCTCGGCGTGGTGCTGCGCTCGGATGCGATCGGCATCGTCGGTGCGTACTCCGACGCGCTGCACCGGGCCCGGGACGAGCTGGTGTGCCTGAAGATCGAAGGGTTGGCGGATGACCTGGAGGAGCTCTACACCCGCTACGGGATCGTCAGCCGGACGGGGTATCGCCTGTCACCGCTGGCCGAGGCGATGGTGGCGCAGATCCGCGAGATCGATGCGCTGGACGAAGGGGTGTGCTCGCTCGACGGGCTGGCGGTCTGATCCGCCGCCATCGCCAGCAGGCTGGCCCACAAAGGGCGCGGCCGTACCCGGATCGGTGATCAGCGCAGAACACTGTAGGAGCCAGCCTGCTGGCGATGGCGTCAGTAAAGGCACCGCAGGATCGGGGCGAGACCGCCGAGCCGATGCAATCCCTGCATGACCGGCATTCCCCGAATGCACTTGCCGAACGGCCCCGCCCGCAGCGAAAAAAGCCGCCTGTCCCTCTGACCGGTGAGCCCCATGCCCAACCCGCCAAAACCCGTGCGCAACGTGCTGTACATCATGTGCGACCAACTGCGCCGCGACTACCTGTCCTGCTACGGCCACCCGCACCTGCACACGCCGAACATCGACCGCCTGGCCGCCGCCGGCGTGCGCTTCAGCCGCGCCTACACCCAAGGCACGATCTGTGGCCCGTCGCGGATGTCGGCCTACACCGGACGCTACGTCAGCAGCCACCAGGTGGCGTGGAACGCGGTGCCGCTGCCGCTGGATGAACTGACCCTCGGCGACTACCTGCGCCCCCACGGCATCCGCACCGCGCTGGTGGGCAAGACCCACGCGACGCCGAACCTGGACGGCCTGAGGCGGCTGGCGCTCGATCCCGACGGCGACCAGGTCCGGGGGTTGAACGAAGTCGGCTTCGAGCCGTACCTGCGGCACGACGGCATCTACCCCGACGACCCGCTGTTCGACGACAAGCGCGAATCC from Pseudomonas ekonensis encodes the following:
- a CDS encoding LysR family transcriptional regulator, which produces MHIDLRQLRHFIALAEQRSFVAGAQAVNLSQSAFSRSIQALEHSVGCQLVDRGRKDLPPTKQGLVLLEHARRLVSGAQQMANEISQFNGLEAGELRFGCGPAPAAGLIPRAVGRFIGRYPKARVHYQVDDWQSLSKRLHSEEFEFFVADTRHFEADPDYLTHRLRPRKWHFCCRAGHPLAARERVSAAELMGYPMAVSIRPPNLRKVIVDLSGRPDFTPNVECENSASLLGVVLRSDAIGIVGAYSDALHRARDELVCLKIEGLADDLEELYTRYGIVSRTGYRLSPLAEAMVAQIREIDALDEGVCSLDGLAV